A window of Paenibacillus antri contains these coding sequences:
- a CDS encoding leucine-rich repeat domain-containing protein, whose protein sequence is MTNTIGCSSDLKPIENLAEYSESGITDGEQFYLKAGDDNIWEWIRMRLRRSLWAVAFAITVGNVFPVPCNAAAVQAAVQDEEIEEIHFPDPSLAWLIRQEIGKPAGPILASDVERMETLVIDYDKFEGIREVEGFETIRDLTGIERLTNLHTLELRDGYSVQDVSPIQRLKSLRKLSLWQTTIGDLTPFAELTELRELEIQDMVAMDLEPFRSLTKLESLWLGSNRLKDISALEAMPNLRELTLYAWEERKLNAAPLYGLKNLKLLHIPNAGIENIEFVNAMPELQSLDVRGNPIGDFAPIAGLANLTVLSLAGESVEDLSFVRTLENLKHLEAERTRIRDLTPLAQLVKLETLNLSGNPIDTIAPLASLTNLRTLSLMQTSVRELQSLAGMKQLETLYLYETHIVSLNGIESLPRLQQVNIRRNVVPVDGTPGAEALRDRIEAGGGTFEYDVYPSIPDIVIYLHDERVYAGGKYRDLPAPAYVEASRTMVPLRFITEYLGATVDWNETERMIDVILAGKSVRLTVDSDKADISGKELILDAPPRIVNGTTFVPLRILSEQFGLRVDHYPMLGVVGLVSNP, encoded by the coding sequence TTGACGAATACCATCGGTTGCTCATCGGATTTGAAACCTATCGAGAACCTCGCCGAATATTCCGAGTCAGGTATTACAGATGGCGAACAATTCTATCTGAAGGCGGGAGATGACAATATTTGGGAGTGGATAAGGATGAGATTGCGTAGGTCATTATGGGCGGTGGCATTCGCCATTACGGTAGGAAATGTATTTCCGGTGCCTTGCAATGCCGCTGCGGTTCAAGCTGCGGTACAAGACGAAGAAATCGAAGAAATACATTTTCCGGATCCATCGCTTGCTTGGCTGATTCGCCAGGAGATCGGCAAGCCCGCCGGCCCGATTCTGGCAAGCGACGTGGAGCGGATGGAAACGTTGGTCATCGATTATGACAAGTTTGAGGGAATCCGAGAGGTTGAGGGATTCGAGACAATCCGTGATCTTACAGGTATCGAGCGTCTTACGAATCTTCATACGTTGGAGTTGCGGGACGGTTATTCGGTGCAAGATGTTTCCCCGATTCAGCGATTGAAGTCTCTAAGGAAATTGTCGTTGTGGCAAACCACGATCGGGGATTTGACGCCGTTCGCTGAGCTGACGGAGCTCAGGGAGCTCGAGATTCAAGATATGGTGGCTATGGACTTGGAACCGTTCCGAAGCTTGACGAAGCTGGAATCGCTTTGGTTGGGTTCCAACCGGTTGAAGGACATAAGCGCCTTGGAAGCGATGCCGAATTTGCGGGAGTTGACGTTGTATGCGTGGGAGGAACGAAAGCTGAACGCCGCTCCGCTCTATGGTTTAAAAAACCTAAAGCTGCTGCATATCCCGAATGCGGGGATCGAGAACATCGAATTTGTAAACGCGATGCCGGAATTGCAAAGTTTAGATGTGCGCGGCAACCCGATCGGGGATTTCGCTCCGATCGCCGGATTGGCTAACCTTACCGTCTTATCCCTCGCCGGAGAGTCGGTGGAGGATTTATCTTTCGTCAGGACGCTCGAGAATCTCAAACATCTGGAAGCGGAGAGAACCCGAATTCGGGATTTAACGCCACTAGCACAGCTGGTGAAGCTTGAGACATTGAATCTAAGCGGAAACCCGATCGATACTATCGCCCCGCTCGCGTCGTTGACGAATCTGAGAACCCTCTCGCTCATGCAAACTTCCGTTCGGGAGCTCCAGAGTCTCGCGGGGATGAAGCAATTGGAGACGCTATATCTATACGAAACCCATATTGTCTCACTGAACGGGATCGAATCGCTGCCGCGTCTGCAACAGGTAAACATTCGGCGCAACGTCGTACCTGTGGACGGAACGCCCGGCGCCGAAGCGCTGCGAGATCGTATCGAAGCCGGAGGCGGTACGTTCGAATACGATGTCTACCCTTCCATTCCTGATATAGTCATATACCTGCATGATGAGCGGGTGTATGCAGGAGGCAAGTATCGGGATCTCCCGGCTCCCGCTTATGTGGAAGCATCGCGAACGATGGTGCCGCTCCGGTTCATTACGGAGTATCTCGGAGCGACGGTCGATTGGAACGAAACGGAACGAATGATTGACGTTATACTGGCTGGCAAATCGGTGCGTCTTACAGTCGATTCCGACAAGGCTGACATAAGCGGGAAGGAGCTCATACTTGATGCTCCGCCTCGCATCGTGAACGGAACGACGTTCGTTCCGTTGCGCATTCTCTCCGAGCAGTTCGGTTTGCGTGTCGATCACTACCCAATGTTGGGCGTCGTAGGACTCGTTAGCAATCCGTAG
- a CDS encoding VOC family protein has translation MGDQVINNCEKTLPSVREEATVKSVACIEVPVEDMQRAVDFYVFQLGFYINTAKNRFPIEPDNTEVFIYPASGAEIMLVKTDGEERLAFTHKGKPNHVLILEISEDILKCHSRLIEAGIRISPIKDSGGCGKSFDVLDPDGNLIKLWFGYPS, from the coding sequence ATGGGTGACCAAGTAATCAATAATTGTGAGAAGACGCTGCCAAGCGTGAGAGAGGAAGCAACCGTTAAATCAGTTGCTTGCATTGAAGTACCTGTTGAAGACATGCAACGTGCAGTTGACTTCTATGTGTTTCAGTTGGGCTTCTATATTAACACCGCTAAAAATCGCTTTCCTATTGAACCAGACAACACTGAAGTATTTATTTACCCTGCATCAGGAGCAGAAATCATGCTTGTCAAAACTGATGGAGAAGAACGTCTTGCTTTTACTCATAAAGGAAAACCCAACCATGTACTCATATTGGAAATTAGCGAGGACATTCTTAAATGCCATAGCAGATTAATTGAGGCTGGCATTAGGATAAGCCCAATTAAAGATAGCGGCGGATGTGGAAAATCTTTTGATGTTCTCGACCCTGATGGGAATTTAATTAAATTGTGGTTTGGTTATCCAAGTTAA
- a CDS encoding N-acetylmuramoyl-L-alanine amidase family protein: MKHYSLAAIFFALIVLFAQPGHASAGVTTVYLDGQALVLPKNGQVQIVNDRVMIPIRVVAEGLGFYVVWEQTGKISISRGGTSLLLSVNEPTAFVNGAEVTLSAAPIVATDTTLVPIRFVSEQMGLLVDWSEAERAVYVTSPPESPPPPANTDLATVNGIRFGDDSLVIALDKRVTPHVFTLRGPNRLVVDLPQAMFAEALADVLPLDKQQSGSFDVADSANVTKIRYALFNVDPSTVRVVVDLRRSASYTLTDNGDGLLTVVLSEDPQAQDRKTIVIDPGHGGSDPGAISATKKPEKQFTLALGLKVEQLLKQEPGLEVVMTRKEDIALSLEERVRTARDANADLFVSIHGNSINPPANPSGTETYYTRSESLPLAEAMHRHLLAATGLPDRKVRQASLHVTRETRMPAVLLEIGYLSHATDESLMYTEIFQQRVAEGIVAGIKEYLSL; encoded by the coding sequence ATGAAACACTACAGTTTGGCCGCAATCTTCTTCGCGTTGATCGTTCTATTCGCGCAACCGGGACATGCGTCCGCGGGCGTCACAACGGTTTATTTGGACGGACAAGCGCTTGTCTTACCCAAGAACGGTCAAGTCCAAATCGTAAATGACAGGGTGATGATCCCTATACGCGTCGTCGCCGAGGGGCTGGGTTTTTACGTCGTATGGGAGCAGACGGGTAAAATCAGCATAAGTCGCGGCGGAACCTCACTCCTTCTAAGCGTAAATGAACCGACGGCTTTCGTGAACGGGGCCGAGGTTACCCTGTCGGCTGCACCGATCGTCGCGACGGATACTACGCTCGTGCCCATTCGGTTCGTCAGCGAGCAGATGGGTCTCCTCGTAGATTGGTCCGAGGCTGAAAGGGCCGTGTATGTAACGTCGCCGCCCGAATCGCCGCCCCCGCCGGCAAACACGGATTTGGCTACGGTTAACGGGATCCGCTTCGGCGACGACAGCTTAGTCATCGCGTTGGACAAACGCGTTACGCCGCATGTGTTTACCCTTAGAGGCCCGAACCGGCTTGTCGTCGATCTGCCGCAAGCGATGTTCGCCGAAGCGTTGGCGGACGTACTGCCGTTGGACAAGCAGCAAAGCGGCTCGTTCGACGTCGCGGATTCCGCGAACGTAACGAAGATCAGATACGCGCTGTTCAATGTCGACCCTTCTACCGTGCGAGTCGTCGTCGATTTGCGCCGCAGCGCCTCGTACACGCTGACCGACAACGGCGACGGGCTCCTGACGGTCGTATTGTCGGAAGACCCGCAGGCGCAAGACAGGAAAACGATCGTCATCGATCCGGGCCATGGAGGCAGCGATCCGGGGGCGATCAGCGCGACCAAGAAGCCAGAGAAACAATTTACCTTGGCGCTCGGCTTGAAAGTGGAACAATTGCTAAAGCAAGAACCGGGGCTCGAAGTCGTTATGACCCGTAAGGAAGACATCGCATTGTCCCTGGAGGAGCGGGTGCGGACTGCCCGTGACGCGAACGCCGACTTGTTTGTGTCCATTCACGGCAACAGCATCAATCCCCCGGCAAACCCAAGCGGGACGGAAACGTACTATACCCGGAGCGAGAGCTTGCCGTTAGCCGAGGCGATGCATCGCCATCTATTGGCGGCTACGGGCCTGCCAGACCGGAAAGTAAGGCAGGCTAGCCTGCATGTCACCCGGGAGACGAGGATGCCGGCCGTTCTTCTCGAGATCGGATATCTCAGCCATGCGACCGACGAGTCACTCATGTATACTGAGATCTTCCAGCAGCGCGTCGCCGAAGGCATTGTCGCAGGCATCAAGGAATATTTAAGTTT